ACGCCACGCTGATAGAGCGCATCTTCGGCAAAAGGAAGGTAGACAAGGCAGCCGAGTGCAGCGAGCGCGATCAACACATCGACCATTAAGGCCAGTTTGCTGCGTTTTAACGAGGCGTGCGCGGGATACCAAAGCAGGCAAATCAGCGCGAAGCCAGCAAAGTGGGTCGCCGAGATCCACAGTTCAGACAGGGTTGATAAGGTGTTAAACCAGATGTGCAGCAGCGATAACACCACGCCGATACCGGTAATCGCTGCCGTCACCCAAGGAAAATCAGTCCGAGTGGGTAACTCAAACTGCTGCAACTGTTGTTGTAAAGAATCACTCATTCGTTCGCTCCAAGGGGCTGAAATCACAAAGTCAGGGCACGCTGAACCAGCGCTCAGACATGCCCGCAAACATCAGTTCGCCATCAATCCTTGCGGGACTGAGATACCAACTTCTTTGTAATAGCGCGCCGCCCCTGGGTGCAGTGGCAAAGGCAAACCATCGATGGCTTTTTGCAGCTCCATGTCTTTGGTTGCTTTATGAATGCCTTGCAGGAATGGCAGGTTTTCGTAAATCGCTTTGGTCAGTTGATAGACATCTTCTTCAGAGACATCTTCACGCACCGCAAGAAAGTTCGGCTGCGCGATGGTAGTAATGGCTTTATTCACACCGGGATAGGTGTTAGCCGGGATGACGTACTTGGTCCACAGTTGATACTTACCGTTGGCTTGTTTGATCTGTTCATCGGTAAACGACAGTAGCGTGATGTCATTGCCCATGGCCGCAAACGCCTGAGTCACCGCACCAACAGGAACGCCTGCTGGCGTGTTCATGCCGTCAATGGTGCCGTTTTGCATCGCGCTGGCACTGGCTCCATAGCCCATGTAGGCGAGGTTAAACTCATCCGGATTGACCCCCAGCCCAGCCATGATTTGCCGACCCGAGTTCTCTGTACCGGAGTTTTTGGTGCCGATGGAGAATTTCTTGTCCTTCATCTGATTAAGATCCGCCACCGTACCGGAGGGAGCAAGATCGGTGCGGACGATAAAGTGCTCAACGTTTTGCCACAGCATAGAGACAGAGCGCAGTTGAGTCTGCGGGCCGCTTTGCGCATATGGGCCATCACCACTGGAAGCCCAAGCGCCGTAAAGCCCTTGCAAAATCGCAAATTGCGCCTCTTTTTCATTTAACAGCTTGATGTTTTCGCCCGATCCCGCCGAGCTTATCGCCGAGAGGGAAAATTTATATTTTGGCTCCAGCTTTACTTTGCTCAGCGTCGCCAGCGCCACCCCCACAGGGTAGTAAGTGCCGCCAGTAGATGCGGTGGCCAAGATATAACTGCGTTGTTCGGCGGCATGCAGATTGGAGGCGGCAGTAAGAGACAGGGTTGCCAGCGCAAGAGATTTCATCAGTTTATTGAGTTTCATCGTTACACTCCGTGTAAGGTGGTTGTTGCTTTTTTGTTACTAACAACCCGCTAGAGCAAAAGCGATGCCAGATCTTAACTTATTGATGTTAAATATAAATACAAGATAGACAATACGAAGTGAGCCATTTTTTGCTTATAAAGCACGAAATCAGTAAGCAAGATCTTGCCTATAAGCACATCAAAATAAAAACAAATAAAATCATGTAATTATAGGAAATCCGTCTGTGACTCCAGCCACATCCCAACGCTGAGATGTGACCAAAGTAATAGATTTGTTAATTTTGATGATGAGCAAGATCTTGCTCATCGACAAAAACCCCTGTTGCAGGGTTATCCATCGGTGTAATCGGCCCGGTTGAGCCCCAGCTTCTGCATCTTTTGATTAAGGGTACGGCGCGGCAGATCCAGCTCTGTCATCACCTCGACAATACTCCCCTGATGACGGAGTAACGCTTCATGAATCACTTTGCGCTCAAAGTTGTGCAACTGTATCGCCAGCGGTACGCCGCTCGGCAGGTTCTCTTGAGCAAAACCCGCCCGGTTGGAGAGAATTTCCATCACCGACAAGCTTTCATCCAGCGCAAAGCGTATCGCCACATTGCGCAGCTCACGCACATTACCCGGCCAGCCATAGCTAAGTAGTGCGCGCGATTCCGCCGAACTTAACGCTCGCTTGTTGGCATTGGCCTGAGCTGCAAAATGTTCAAACAGCAGCAGTGCGTCTTCTTCCCGCTCGCGCAAAGGCGGAAGATGCAACTGCGCCACGTTAAGGCGATAGAAAAGATCCTGGCGAAAATCGGGATGATTAAACAGATCCGCTTTCGCCGCGGCCACCACTCGCAAATCCACACCAATCGGTCGGTTACCACCCACTCGTTCCACCTGATTTTCCTGCAAACTGCGCAGCACTTTAACCTGCATCGACATCGGCATGCTTTCTATCTCATCCATAAACAGCGTACCTTGGTCGGCGTATTCCAACTTGCCAACCCGCCGTTTATTCGCGCCAGTAAACGCGCCAGCTTCATGACCAAACAGCTCACTCTCAAACAGATTTTCCGGAATGGCGCCGCAGTTGATCGCCACAAATGGGTTGGCCCGACGGGTACTTTCGGTATGTAGGCTGCGCGCCACCAGCTCTTTACCTGTACCTGTTTCCCCATAGATGATCACATTGGTGTCCATGTCAGCCACTCTGGCGATCTGTTCACGCAGTTGGCACATCACCGCACTGTTACCAATCAGTTGTTGCTCAATGCCGCGTAACTGCTGCAGATAGTGGCTACGATGGGTGCTTTTGGCTTGGTTTTGATAATCACTCACGGCAGTGCGCAAGGTTTGCGACAAACGCTCTGGATTAAACGGCTTTTCAATGAAATCGTAGGCGCCTTTTTGCAGCGCTTTCACCGCCATATCGACATCACCGTGTCCGGTGATCAAGATAACCGGACAGCTCACCTGCTCAGCCTGAATCGCCTCCATCAAGGACAAGCCATCCATGCCGGGTAAGCGCACATCAC
This Vibrio navarrensis DNA region includes the following protein-coding sequences:
- a CDS encoding sigma-54-dependent transcriptional regulator → MDSISPPYIALVEDDDIVRQATAQWLQLAGFHVEAFSQGEAALAEIKRRAFDGVVSDVRLPGMDGLSLMEAIQAEQVSCPVILITGHGDVDMAVKALQKGAYDFIEKPFNPERLSQTLRTAVSDYQNQAKSTHRSHYLQQLRGIEQQLIGNSAVMCQLREQIARVADMDTNVIIYGETGTGKELVARSLHTESTRRANPFVAINCGAIPENLFESELFGHEAGAFTGANKRRVGKLEYADQGTLFMDEIESMPMSMQVKVLRSLQENQVERVGGNRPIGVDLRVVAAAKADLFNHPDFRQDLFYRLNVAQLHLPPLREREEDALLLFEHFAAQANANKRALSSAESRALLSYGWPGNVRELRNVAIRFALDESLSVMEILSNRAGFAQENLPSGVPLAIQLHNFERKVIHEALLRHQGSIVEVMTELDLPRRTLNQKMQKLGLNRADYTDG
- a CDS encoding TAXI family TRAP transporter solute-binding subunit: MKLNKLMKSLALATLSLTAASNLHAAEQRSYILATASTGGTYYPVGVALATLSKVKLEPKYKFSLSAISSAGSGENIKLLNEKEAQFAILQGLYGAWASSGDGPYAQSGPQTQLRSVSMLWQNVEHFIVRTDLAPSGTVADLNQMKDKKFSIGTKNSGTENSGRQIMAGLGVNPDEFNLAYMGYGASASAMQNGTIDGMNTPAGVPVGAVTQAFAAMGNDITLLSFTDEQIKQANGKYQLWTKYVIPANTYPGVNKAITTIAQPNFLAVREDVSEEDVYQLTKAIYENLPFLQGIHKATKDMELQKAIDGLPLPLHPGAARYYKEVGISVPQGLMAN